The region CGTTCTTTTGTTGGTGATGGTTGTTTCCTTCATCAGGTGATTTTTCAGCCCAAGCGCCGCATGGCGCTTATTTTTTGAAAGATGGGGGAGGATACGGATGCCCCTGCCTATGAACACCAATTAAGCTTACTGGCTACGATAGCAATAGAAAAACAGCGGACAAAAATAATTTAGGAGGTATGGCCGTGGACAGAGAATGGGTTTTGGCCACAATCGCAGAATTGGCCGGCTTCAGCGAGGGAGGTCCTGGAATTACGCGCCTGGCTTTCAGCGACGAAGACCGCCGGGCCGGAGAATACATTCAGGAACTAATGAGGCAGGCGGGCCTTACCGTGCGCCGCGATACATTCGGCAATATTATCGGGCGGCTGGACGGCGCGCTGCCGGGAGCGCCCGCTGTGGCCACCGGATCACACCTCGACACCGTTCCCGAAGGAGGCCGCTTCGACGGCGTCCTGGGGGTCGTCGGCGGCCTTGCGGCCATCCGGCGCTTGGCAAAACAAGGACCGCTCACCCATCCTCTGGAACTCATCGTATTCATGGCGGAAGAATCCAGCCGCTTCGGCTTCGCCACTATGGGCAGCAAAGCGATGACCGGGCTCGTAAATCCCGCCTGGGCGAAAGCCAAAGATCATGCCGGTATAAGCTTTGCCGACGCCCTCGGACGACAGGGCCTCAACTTGGCTGACGCACGGTCCTCTTTCCGCCCGCGGGACGAACTCAAAGCCTTTATCGAGCTGCATATCGAACAGGGACCGGTTCTCGAAAGGACCGGAAAAACGATCGGCATCGTCGAAGCAATCGCCGCCCCCACCCGACTAAAGATCATCGTCGAGGGAATGGCGGGGCACTCGGGAACGACGCCGATGGATGACCGTCAGGACGCCCTGGTGAGCGCGGCGATGATAATCCTCGCGGTGCAGGAGATTGCCATGGAGCAGCACCATCGGGGCACCGTAGGGACGGTGGGCGTAATTCGCAACCATCCCAACGTAATGAACGTTATCCCTGGACGGGTCGAGATGGGTGTCGACATCCGCGGCGTCGACCACGACAGCATAATTGAAACCATCCAGGATATCAAGGACGCCGTCAGCACCATCGCCGACGGGCAGGAAACGCCGGTGGCCATCGAGGTGGTTACCGCCGACAAACCGGTGCCTATGAACAACGAAATCATTGAGACGATCGAATCCGTCTGCGGCCAGCTCGACATGCCCTACAGGCTGATGAACAGCGGCGCGGGGCACGACGCCATGAACATGGCCGCCATAACCTCCACAGGGATGATCTTCATCCCCTGCCGGGGCGGTGTCAGTCACAACCCCGCCGAGGATTCCGCCCCTGACGATATTATGAAAGGCATTGACGTCCTTACGGCCACCATCCGCCAACTCGCCAAGTAGGTGCTTGCATGACAATTGATGTATACTTTACTCCCCAGGACTATATAGCCAGGCCGCCGTCAGGTGAATGCGCCGTCGCCGTCCTCGATATCTTCCGGGCGACGACGTCGATGGTCACCGCCTTCGCCAACGGCTCTCGCCGCATTATACCCGTAAAGACGGTAGAAGAGGCCCTCGCTCTCAAGAAACGGCATCCGGGGGGGCTGCTGGCGGGTGAGCGTCAGGCACGCCCCATAGCGGGCTTCGATCTCGGCAACTCGCCCTTCGAATACAATCGGTCCGCGGTGGACGGCAAGACAATAATCATGACCACCACGAACGGCACGACCGCTTTGAAGACGGCCGAACAGGCGACAAAAGTCTACATAGGCGCGTTTGTCAACGCCGCTGCCCTCTGCCGGATACTCTCCTCGTTATCGTCCGATATCGTTATTCTCTGCGCCGGTACCCGTGGGCAGCTGACCATCGAGGACGCTTTGTGCGCCGGGCTGCTGGCCGATAGGCTCGCCGGCCGCGGCGACCTGAGCGATGCCGCGGTTGCCGCCCTGGCGATATACAACGATTACCGCACCGACCTTGTCCGGCGGACTTCTTTGGGAACCCATGCCAGGTATCTCGCCGCGATCGGCTATGGCGCAGATATCGATTATTGCCTGCGGCAAGATCTTTTTGACATTGTCCCCGTATTTCAAAACGGCGAAGTAACAGACCCGGCCGCTACTTAGCGGCCGGGTCTTTCTTCAGGTAAATATTTCGCCTTTAGTTTACGTAATGTACGTGATAAAATGAAGGCTGAGCAACATGGAAAGGGGATGTCTATGAGGAAAATCATTATCATGGCCATGCTCGCCATGGCTATCGGCGTCTCTTCGCCCCTGATGCCCGTAGCGCACGCAGCAACCGCCAACGATGTGCTCGCGCAGATAATGGCTCAGAACCCAAAAGCCGCCCAGGTACAGGAACTGCTTGCCCTCAAGCAGGACATAGAGCAAGGCGGCCGTGGTGCGATTGTCAGCCGTGTGACTCAAGCCGCCCTTGACCGGGTTGGCCAGGGAGAACTGGCCGGGCTGGTGGGCTCCGCCGCAAACGGCGGGGAATTCCGGGCCGCGGTGGAAACAGCCGTGAGGCAGGAAGTGACAGCTCAGCTGGCAGCAAAATTCGGTCCTTACGAGGATAGTCTCAACCTACTCGCCACGCTTCTGCAGAACGCCGGACTGATTCCCCAAACAGTCCGCGATAGCAACAGCCTGGCGGCAGGCGGGCAAATCCTGCAGTAACACACAAACAGACATTCGCGGTTTACAGGTGTTGGATCGCCAGGCGGTAAGACGGCATGGCCGGCTTGCCGCTACATAAAGACAAAATTAACCGGCTTGGCCGGTTTTTTTACTAGGAACGGGAGCATACAACGCCGAATCCGCACCCGCCGCTCCGCCCCCCGTCCAGTACGAGAAGGGCTTGGAGCTTTCAGTCGCCCCGGTTTTGTCGGCGTTAAGACGGGCTTCGTGATCGGCTTTTCCACCGCCCTGATAGTTTAGGTCTATATCGGTCAGGTGCTGGCCAGGCAGATTGACCTGAGGGAGTTCTATTTTCGGGCATGGTTTGCGGGGCTCTCGGCGCTGTAATGGATGTCGCCATCTCGATAGCGTCAGCCCTCTATGAGGTGAAAGCAATCCGGCCGGATATCGACAGGAAAAGTCTCTTCCTGACCGGCATGAATGTTGATCGTCACCGAAATCGCCCGCGCGCTCACCGGCAGCATCGGCCTCATCTGCGTCATCCCGCTGACCGCTCTGCTAACAGCCTTCCTTATGCGCGGCCAGTAGCGGCGATATATCCGGTTATTTGCAGACGTCCGCGCGGGCCGCCCGCAGGGCATCTTCCAGTTTGTCGCTCCAGTTTCCGCCGCCCTGCGCCCAACTGGCGGTCCCGCCGCCGTTGC is a window of Selenomonadales bacterium 4137-cl DNA encoding:
- a CDS encoding Zn-dependent hydrolase, producing MAVDREWVLATIAELAGFSEGGPGITRLAFSDEDRRAGEYIQELMRQAGLTVRRDTFGNIIGRLDGALPGAPAVATGSHLDTVPEGGRFDGVLGVVGGLAAIRRLAKQGPLTHPLELIVFMAEESSRFGFATMGSKAMTGLVNPAWAKAKDHAGISFADALGRQGLNLADARSSFRPRDELKAFIELHIEQGPVLERTGKTIGIVEAIAAPTRLKIIVEGMAGHSGTTPMDDRQDALVSAAMIILAVQEIAMEQHHRGTVGTVGVIRNHPNVMNVIPGRVEMGVDIRGVDHDSIIETIQDIKDAVSTIADGQETPVAIEVVTADKPVPMNNEIIETIESVCGQLDMPYRLMNSGAGHDAMNMAAITSTGMIFIPCRGGVSHNPAEDSAPDDIMKGIDVLTATIRQLAK
- a CDS encoding 2-phosphosulfolactate phosphatase, with the protein product MTIDVYFTPQDYIARPPSGECAVAVLDIFRATTSMVTAFANGSRRIIPVKTVEEALALKKRHPGGLLAGERQARPIAGFDLGNSPFEYNRSAVDGKTIIMTTTNGTTALKTAEQATKVYIGAFVNAAALCRILSSLSSDIVILCAGTRGQLTIEDALCAGLLADRLAGRGDLSDAAVAALAIYNDYRTDLVRRTSLGTHARYLAAIGYGADIDYCLRQDLFDIVPVFQNGEVTDPAAT